From a region of the Oncorhynchus keta strain PuntledgeMale-10-30-2019 chromosome 13, Oket_V2, whole genome shotgun sequence genome:
- the LOC118392271 gene encoding vesicle transport protein GOT1B-like yields MISLTDSQKIGMGLTGFGVFFLFFGMILFFDKALLAIGNILFVAGLSFVIGLERTFRFFFQKHKMKATSFFLGGVLIVLIGWPIVGVVLEVYGFFLLFRGFFPVAVGFIRRIPILGSLLNLPFISGFVDKVGESNTMV; encoded by the exons ATGATCTCTCTAACGGACTCACAGA AGATCGGAATGGGACTTACAGGCTTCGGTGTGTTTTTCCTCTTCTTTGGAATGATCCTGTTTTTTGACAAAGCCCTCCTTGCAATAGGAAAT ATCTTGTTTGTGGCTGGCCTGTCGTTTGTGATCGGTCTGGAGAGGACATTCCGCTTCTTCTTCCAGAAACACAAGATGAAGGCCACCAGCTTCTTCCTGGGTGGAGTGTTGATCGTTCTTATAGGCTGGCCCATTGTGGGAGTGGTCCTGGAGGTCTATGGCTTCTTCCTTTTATTCAG GGGTTTCTTCCCAGTGGCAGTAGGCTTCATCAGAAGGATACCCATCCTGGGCTCCCTGCTAAACCTCCCATTCATCAGTGGG tttgTGGACAAAGTGGGAGAGAGCAACACCATGGTATAA
- the LOC118392272 gene encoding spexin prohormone 1-like, whose product MKGVRTITAYALALLLLVTLVSHSWSAPKGSFQRRNWSPQAMLYLKGTQGRRFISEDRKEGDVYDTLHLETRSQNTEKLSVNQAATVLLNFLQQAKEDEEENPEQLYFQDLPAWKREYF is encoded by the exons ATGAAG GGTGTGAGGACTATTACAGCGTATGCACTTGCTCTTTTACTTCTGGTAACGCTCGTCTCCCATTCGTGGAGCGCACCGAAGGGCAGTTTCCAGAGGAGAAATTGGTCACCTCAGGCAATGCTGTACCTCAAGGGCACCC AGGGACGGCGGTTCATCAGCGAGGACAGGAAAGAGGGAGACGTATATGACACATTACATTTAG AGACTCGGAGTCAAAACACAGAGAAACTCAGTGTGAACCAGGCAGCCACAGTCCTGCTCAATTTCCTGCAGCAAGCCAAGGAGGATG AAGAAGAAAATCCTGAACAGCTGTACTTTCAAGACTTGCCGGCATGGAAAAGAGAGTACTTCTGA